One window of Agromyces rhizosphaerae genomic DNA carries:
- a CDS encoding ribose-5-phosphate isomerase — translation MRIHIATDHAGLDFSRHLQEHLAAAGHEVVDHGPVEYDALDDYPAFCINAALGVVRDQRAGVEALGVVFGGSGNGEQIAANKVEGIRAALAWSLDTALLARQHNDANVISIGARQHTVEEATSFIDAFIAEPFSGAERHARRIAQLAEYETTGDIAGKGVDGAEG, via the coding sequence ATGCGCATCCACATCGCGACCGACCACGCCGGCCTCGACTTCAGCCGCCACCTGCAGGAGCACCTCGCGGCGGCCGGCCACGAGGTCGTCGACCACGGTCCGGTCGAGTACGACGCGCTCGACGACTACCCGGCCTTCTGCATCAACGCGGCCCTCGGCGTGGTCCGCGACCAGCGTGCGGGCGTCGAGGCGCTCGGCGTGGTCTTCGGCGGGTCGGGCAACGGCGAGCAGATCGCCGCGAACAAGGTCGAGGGCATCCGCGCCGCGCTCGCCTGGAGCCTCGACACGGCGCTGCTCGCGCGCCAGCACAACGACGCCAACGTCATCTCCATCGGCGCCCGCCAGCACACGGTCGAGGAGGCCACGTCGTTCATCGACGCCTTCATCGCCGAGCCGTTCTCGGGCGCGGAGCGTCACGCGCGCCGCATCGCGCAGCTCGCGGAGTACGAGACCACGGGCGACATCGCGGGCAAGGGCGTCGACGGCGCGGAGGGCTAG
- a CDS encoding DUF998 domain-containing protein, with the protein MDATREPVRAATGGEPVPRAVRAGAYAGLIGPVLYLAAWLVQAAVRRDEFDLIAEPGSGLATGSAGWIQTANFVVFGVLTLVFAVGLHRAIAPARAGWLGPALIGVSAIGLLWAAAFPLEREATGALVDPGVHGIGGTLYFLVGSLGIIALVPRLRKDARWRRLVPVTVVVGALTLLINVLVIACYLPEDGPLRPVGGLIQLVVMIGLRFPWQLAVSTRMLRLAHA; encoded by the coding sequence ATGGATGCCACCAGGGAACCGGTCCGAGCGGCGACCGGGGGCGAGCCCGTGCCGAGAGCCGTCCGCGCGGGCGCGTACGCAGGTCTCATCGGCCCCGTGCTCTACCTGGCGGCCTGGCTGGTCCAGGCCGCGGTGCGCCGCGACGAGTTCGACCTCATCGCCGAGCCGGGATCCGGTCTCGCCACGGGCTCGGCCGGATGGATCCAGACCGCGAACTTCGTCGTCTTCGGCGTGCTCACGCTGGTGTTCGCGGTCGGGCTGCACCGGGCGATCGCGCCCGCCCGGGCCGGCTGGCTCGGCCCCGCGCTGATCGGCGTGAGCGCCATCGGCCTGCTGTGGGCCGCAGCCTTCCCGCTGGAGCGGGAGGCGACCGGGGCACTGGTCGACCCGGGCGTGCACGGCATCGGCGGCACGCTCTACTTCCTCGTGGGGTCGCTCGGCATCATCGCACTGGTCCCCCGGCTGCGGAAGGACGCGCGATGGCGCCGCCTCGTGCCCGTCACGGTCGTCGTCGGAGCGCTCACGCTGCTCATCAACGTGCTCGTGATCGCCTGCTACCTGCCGGAGGACGGCCCGCTGCGCCCGGTCGGCGGCCTGATCCAGCTGGTGGTCATGATCGGGCTGCGCTTCCCGTGGCAGCTTGCGGTGTCGACGCGGATGCTGCGCCTCGCGCATGCCTGA
- a CDS encoding amidohydrolase: protein MTDLVVAGARPLGSDAPVDVEIAGGRITAVVPAGTGDRGAPRIEADGRTVLPGLWDRHVHASQWAQRARRVDVSSAVTAAEAAALAGEFVAGRDEVVGMGYQDALWPDAPDRALLDAATGDVPVALVSHDLHACWLNSAALARHGRPGHPTGVLREEEAFDVVRVLDDVGDEQLDAWVGDAMRAAAARGIVGVVDLEMRWNAADWTRRVRGGLDAVRVEFGVYTQHLDRAIEEGLRTGDVLPGTEGLVAVGPYKVLTDGALNTRTAWCVDPYPDASVGDEFGLATVAPEHLLPLLQRATAAGLVPAVHAIGDRANREALAVLAQVDPVATPDGPRRGSIEHAQLLRREDLARFAELGVVASVQPEHAMDDRDVAEHHWAGRTDRAFMLRSLVEAGAELALGSDAPVAPLDPWITIAAAVGRTRDGRAPWHPEQAIDARTAIDASTRTAIAPGERADLVLVDLDPVAATPEELRTMPVAATLLAGRATHLAI from the coding sequence GTGACCGACCTCGTCGTCGCCGGCGCCCGGCCGCTCGGGTCCGACGCACCGGTCGACGTCGAGATCGCCGGCGGGCGCATCACCGCCGTCGTGCCGGCGGGTACCGGCGACCGGGGCGCCCCGCGCATCGAGGCGGACGGGCGCACGGTGCTGCCGGGTCTCTGGGACCGGCACGTGCACGCCTCGCAGTGGGCGCAGCGCGCCCGGCGGGTGGACGTGTCCTCGGCGGTGACCGCGGCCGAGGCGGCGGCCCTGGCCGGGGAGTTCGTCGCCGGGCGCGACGAGGTCGTCGGCATGGGCTACCAGGACGCGCTGTGGCCGGATGCCCCCGACCGCGCGCTCCTCGACGCGGCGACCGGCGACGTGCCCGTCGCACTCGTCTCGCACGACCTGCACGCGTGCTGGCTGAACTCGGCCGCACTCGCGCGCCACGGCCGGCCGGGGCATCCGACCGGGGTGCTGCGCGAGGAGGAGGCGTTCGACGTCGTGCGCGTGCTCGACGACGTTGGCGACGAGCAGCTCGACGCGTGGGTGGGCGACGCCATGCGCGCCGCCGCCGCCCGCGGCATCGTCGGTGTGGTCGACCTCGAGATGCGCTGGAACGCGGCGGACTGGACCCGGCGCGTGCGCGGCGGGCTCGACGCGGTGCGGGTGGAGTTCGGCGTCTACACGCAGCACCTCGACCGCGCGATCGAGGAGGGCCTGCGCACGGGCGACGTGCTCCCCGGCACCGAAGGGCTCGTCGCCGTCGGGCCGTACAAGGTGCTCACCGACGGCGCGCTCAACACCCGCACGGCCTGGTGCGTGGACCCGTACCCCGACGCGTCCGTCGGAGACGAGTTCGGTCTCGCGACCGTCGCCCCCGAGCACCTGCTGCCGCTGCTGCAGCGGGCGACGGCAGCAGGCCTGGTGCCCGCCGTGCACGCGATCGGCGACCGTGCGAACCGCGAGGCGCTCGCGGTGCTCGCGCAGGTCGACCCCGTGGCCACGCCCGACGGGCCGCGCCGCGGCTCGATCGAGCATGCGCAGCTGCTGCGCCGCGAGGACCTCGCCCGCTTCGCCGAGCTCGGCGTGGTCGCGAGCGTGCAGCCCGAGCACGCGATGGACGACCGTGACGTCGCCGAGCACCACTGGGCCGGGCGCACCGACCGGGCGTTCATGCTGCGCAGCCTCGTGGAGGCGGGCGCGGAGCTCGCGCTCGGCTCCGACGCGCCGGTCGCCCCGCTCGACCCGTGGATCACGATCGCCGCGGCCGTCGGTCGCACGCGTGACGGGCGCGCCCCGTGGCATCCGGAGCAGGCCATCGATGCGCGCACCGCGATCGACGCCTCCACCCGCACCGCGATCGCGCCGGGCGAGCGCGCCGACCTGGTGCTCGTCGACCTCGACCCGGTCGCCGCGACGCCCGAGGAGCTCCGCACCATGCCGGTCGCCGCGACCCTGCTCGCCGGGCGGGCCACGCACCTCGCGATCTGA
- a CDS encoding Dps family protein, protein MTDTHVPPQASSNPDVAAGVAQFLTPVVHQLVALAVNGKQAHWHVRGPNFVAVHELLDDVVAHAQEWADLAAERVVALGLPIDARLATVADKSGAVNPKAGFQQAEPTIEQVIAQIDLALEKVNSAVDGLDDLDLASQDIAIEIRQGLDKDRWFLFSHISVD, encoded by the coding sequence ATGACCGACACGCACGTTCCTCCGCAGGCGAGCTCGAATCCCGACGTCGCCGCAGGAGTGGCCCAGTTCCTGACCCCGGTCGTGCACCAGCTGGTCGCCCTCGCCGTCAACGGCAAGCAGGCGCACTGGCACGTGCGCGGGCCGAACTTCGTCGCGGTGCACGAGCTCCTCGACGACGTGGTCGCCCACGCGCAGGAGTGGGCGGACCTCGCCGCGGAGCGCGTGGTCGCCCTCGGCCTGCCGATCGACGCGCGCCTCGCGACCGTCGCCGACAAGTCCGGCGCCGTGAACCCCAAGGCCGGGTTCCAGCAGGCCGAGCCGACCATCGAGCAGGTCATCGCGCAGATCGACCTCGCGCTCGAGAAGGTCAACTCGGCCGTCGACGGGCTCGACGACCTCGACCTGGCCAGCCAGGACATCGCCATCGAGATCCGCCAGGGGCTCGACAAGGACCGCTGGTTCCTGTTCTCGCACATCAGCGTCGACTGA
- a CDS encoding response regulator: MTDAALRVVLAEDSVLLREGLVRLFDEAGFETVGSYGDADALLEEIASLEPDIAVLDVRMPPTFRDEGVRAALELRRRMPRLGVLLLSQYIEGTYAQELLSSGEGGMGYLLKDRVASLDELEDAVTRVSQGGTVLDPQVVRELIGRRADPLESLTPREREVLALMAEGRTNSGISQQLYIGVGAVEKNVTSIFAKLGLEDSGSDHRRVLAVLAWLQR, translated from the coding sequence GTGACGGATGCTGCGCTGCGGGTCGTGCTCGCCGAGGACTCGGTGCTCCTGCGCGAGGGCCTCGTGCGCCTCTTCGACGAGGCCGGGTTCGAGACGGTGGGCTCGTACGGCGACGCCGATGCGCTCCTCGAGGAGATCGCGTCGCTCGAACCCGACATCGCGGTGCTCGACGTGCGCATGCCGCCGACGTTCCGCGACGAGGGCGTGCGCGCCGCGCTCGAGTTGCGCAGGCGGATGCCGCGCCTGGGCGTGCTGCTGCTCAGCCAGTACATCGAGGGCACCTACGCCCAGGAGTTGCTGTCGTCGGGGGAGGGCGGCATGGGCTACCTGCTGAAGGACCGCGTCGCCTCGCTCGACGAGCTGGAGGACGCCGTGACGCGCGTGAGCCAGGGCGGCACGGTGCTCGACCCGCAGGTCGTGCGCGAGCTCATCGGCCGCCGGGCCGACCCGCTCGAATCGCTCACGCCGCGCGAGCGCGAGGTGCTCGCGCTCATGGCCGAGGGTCGCACGAACAGCGGCATCTCGCAGCAGCTCTACATCGGCGTGGGCGCAGTGGAGAAGAACGTCACGTCGATCTTCGCCAAGCTCGGCCTGGAGGACTCGGGCTCCGACCACCGCCGCGTGCTCGCGGTGCTCGCCTGGCTGCAGCGCTGA
- a CDS encoding FMN-binding negative transcriptional regulator, with product MRQNPSFTLASEEGVKRLVRAHPWATIVSHTRERGLVASHYPVLLDEDADGIVLLTHVGRPDEQVHELGEHEVLVVVQGPHGYISPGWYDARPAVPTWNFTTAHLHGTPEILSADDNLAVLDALVAHFESGMAEPRLMRGTAENAAYAERIVAGTVGLRIPITRFEAKDKMSQNKPPETVERIIAELEGDGPYADAALAREMRRARDERAVAEPGR from the coding sequence ATGCGGCAGAACCCCAGCTTCACCCTCGCGAGCGAGGAGGGCGTGAAGCGCCTCGTGCGCGCGCACCCGTGGGCCACGATCGTGTCGCACACGCGCGAGCGCGGGCTCGTGGCATCCCACTACCCGGTGCTGCTCGACGAGGACGCGGACGGCATCGTGCTGCTCACGCACGTGGGCCGGCCCGACGAGCAGGTCCACGAGCTCGGCGAGCACGAGGTGCTCGTGGTCGTGCAGGGGCCGCACGGGTACATCTCGCCCGGCTGGTACGACGCGCGCCCGGCCGTGCCGACCTGGAACTTCACGACCGCGCACCTGCACGGCACGCCCGAGATCCTCTCGGCCGACGACAACCTGGCGGTGCTCGACGCGCTCGTCGCGCACTTCGAGTCCGGCATGGCCGAGCCGCGGCTGATGCGCGGCACCGCCGAGAACGCCGCCTACGCCGAGCGCATCGTGGCGGGCACGGTCGGGCTGCGCATCCCGATCACGCGGTTCGAGGCCAAGGACAAGATGAGCCAGAACAAGCCGCCCGAGACGGTCGAGCGCATCATCGCCGAGCTCGAGGGCGACGGGCCGTACGCGGATGCCGCGCTGGCGCGGGAGATGCGTCGCGCCCGCGACGAGCGCGCGGTCGCGGAGCCCGGCCGGTGA
- a CDS encoding L-lactate dehydrogenase, protein MAVIENSKLSVIGAGAVGASVALSALVRGSAREVALYDIDRKKAEAEVLDLAHGTLFAGSSTIAGGDDLDVVTGSNMVIITAGAKQRPGQTRLDLAGANINIMKSLMPQLLDRAPDAVYMLVTNPCDVLTVAAQKITGLPSSRVFSSGTVLDSSRLRWLIAQRADVASSSVHAMIVGEHGDSEFPLWSHATIGPVPIRDWADAQSAVKPELGDFDAIADEVRTAAYQIIEGKGATNHAIGLSAARIAEAVLDDQRAVLPVSSVLDDYLGESGVALSVPSIVDSSGVADVLRIPFDDDEAAKFAASAKVIRDSLQTLGF, encoded by the coding sequence ATGGCCGTCATCGAGAACTCCAAGCTGTCCGTCATCGGCGCAGGCGCTGTCGGCGCCTCCGTCGCCCTCTCCGCCCTCGTGCGCGGCAGCGCCCGGGAGGTCGCGCTGTACGACATCGACCGCAAGAAGGCTGAAGCCGAGGTGCTCGACCTCGCGCACGGCACGCTGTTCGCGGGCTCGTCCACGATCGCGGGCGGCGACGACCTCGACGTCGTGACCGGCTCGAACATGGTCATCATCACCGCAGGGGCGAAGCAGCGGCCGGGGCAGACCCGCCTCGACCTCGCCGGCGCGAACATCAACATCATGAAGAGCCTCATGCCGCAGCTGCTCGACCGGGCGCCCGACGCGGTCTACATGCTCGTGACGAACCCGTGCGACGTGCTCACGGTCGCCGCGCAGAAGATCACCGGCCTGCCGAGCTCGCGCGTGTTCTCGTCGGGCACCGTGCTCGACTCCTCGCGCCTGCGCTGGCTGATCGCGCAGCGCGCCGACGTCGCGAGCTCGAGCGTGCACGCCATGATCGTCGGCGAGCACGGCGATTCGGAGTTCCCGCTCTGGTCGCACGCGACCATCGGGCCCGTCCCGATCCGCGACTGGGCCGACGCGCAGTCGGCCGTGAAGCCCGAGCTCGGCGACTTCGACGCGATCGCCGACGAGGTGCGCACCGCGGCCTACCAGATCATCGAGGGCAAGGGCGCGACCAACCACGCGATCGGCCTCTCGGCCGCCCGCATCGCCGAGGCGGTGCTCGACGACCAGCGCGCGGTGCTGCCCGTCTCGAGCGTGCTCGACGACTACCTGGGCGAGTCGGGCGTGGCGCTGTCGGTGCCGTCGATCGTCGACTCCTCGGGCGTCGCCGACGTGCTGCGCATCCCGTTCGACGACGACGAGGCGGCGAAGTTCGCCGCCTCGGCCAAGGTCATCCGCGACTCGCTGCAGACGCTCGGGTTCTAG
- a CDS encoding sensor histidine kinase encodes MSDHDTAPRRRRGYFGLWAGMPRELVFLLISMPIAWVGFSVAVGLVSTGFGLLVLVVGVLFLTATFYVARGFGWTELRLLHWTGQREIRSPWPPAATTPSFWRGAFGPFIDGHYWLYVLHVLVVGPVVSLFTFVVTVVWVSIGLGGATYWFWERWLPLDGQNVWTVEYVWEFVFGVPITMDPRQAESIFLLVLGLVFLVTLPLVTRGLTLIHQGVALGMLGPWRSQALEREVQQLSASRGAAVQAEDRSLRRLERDIHDGPQQRLVRLQMDLAAAERAIARDPEVAPTVLGEAREQAREALDELRALSRGFAPPILQDRGLAAALASLASRSPIRVEEHVDLPDDGRIPAEIERNVYFIAAELLTNAAKHSRATAIGLHCSVRQAPAGGGGSWLDLWVIDDGDGGAAIVPGHGLSGLEERVRGLRGILRVDSPAGGPTTAGAHIPFTALVPEAAEPAPLS; translated from the coding sequence ATGAGCGACCACGACACCGCACCCCGCCGCCGGCGAGGGTACTTCGGCCTCTGGGCCGGGATGCCCCGCGAGCTCGTCTTCCTGCTCATCTCGATGCCGATCGCCTGGGTCGGCTTCAGCGTCGCCGTGGGCCTGGTCTCCACCGGGTTCGGCCTGCTCGTGCTCGTCGTCGGCGTGCTCTTCCTCACCGCGACCTTCTACGTCGCACGTGGCTTCGGCTGGACCGAGCTGCGCCTCCTGCACTGGACGGGCCAGCGGGAGATCCGCTCGCCGTGGCCGCCGGCGGCGACCACGCCCTCGTTCTGGCGGGGGGCGTTCGGCCCGTTCATCGACGGCCACTACTGGCTGTACGTGCTGCACGTGCTGGTGGTCGGGCCCGTCGTCAGCCTGTTCACCTTCGTCGTCACGGTGGTCTGGGTCTCGATCGGCCTGGGCGGCGCGACGTACTGGTTCTGGGAGCGCTGGCTGCCGCTCGACGGGCAGAACGTGTGGACCGTCGAGTACGTGTGGGAGTTCGTCTTCGGCGTGCCGATCACGATGGACCCCCGGCAGGCGGAGTCGATCTTCCTGCTCGTGCTCGGCCTCGTCTTCCTCGTGACCCTGCCGCTCGTCACGCGCGGCCTCACGCTCATCCACCAGGGCGTCGCGCTCGGCATGCTCGGCCCGTGGCGTTCGCAGGCACTCGAGCGCGAGGTGCAGCAGCTCTCCGCCTCGCGCGGCGCGGCCGTGCAGGCCGAGGACCGCTCGCTGCGCCGGCTCGAGCGCGACATCCACGACGGCCCGCAGCAGCGGCTCGTGCGACTGCAGATGGACCTCGCGGCCGCCGAACGCGCCATCGCCCGCGACCCGGAGGTCGCCCCGACGGTGCTCGGCGAGGCCCGCGAGCAGGCGCGCGAGGCGCTCGACGAGCTCCGCGCCCTCTCGCGCGGGTTCGCCCCGCCGATCCTCCAGGACCGCGGACTCGCGGCCGCCCTCGCCTCGCTCGCGTCGCGGAGCCCGATCCGGGTGGAGGAGCACGTCGACCTGCCCGACGACGGGCGCATCCCCGCCGAGATCGAGCGCAACGTCTACTTCATCGCGGCCGAGCTGCTGACGAACGCGGCCAAGCACTCGCGCGCGACGGCGATCGGCCTGCACTGCTCGGTGCGCCAGGCGCCCGCGGGCGGCGGCGGGTCGTGGCTCGACCTGTGGGTGATCGACGACGGCGACGGCGGCGCGGCGATCGTGCCCGGCCACGGCCTGAGCGGCCTCGAGGAGCGCGTGCGCGGCCTCCGCGGCATCCTGCGCGTGGACAGCCCGGCCGGCGGCCCGACGACGGCGGGCGCGCACATCCCGTTCACGGCGCTGGTGCCCGAGGCGGCCGAGCCGGCACCCCTATCCTGA
- a CDS encoding Fpg/Nei family DNA glycosylase, with amino-acid sequence MPEGHSVHRITRQFARNFVGHVVHASSPQGRFAEGAAVIDGRRMVDARAVGKQMFLEFEGGVWLRVHLGMYGAWDFAGDIRMDATIASANGRMGQTNQRGTFLDAPNPDAVVLDAAGENSLTSIGAPRKARLRMSEAEKESDAPEEFPPEPVGQVRVRLLTDTVCADLRGPTACEVRDSAEIEQTVAKLGPDPLVDDTDAAEQRFTEVVRRKPTPIGLLLMDQSVVSGIGNVYRAELLYRARLDPHTPGKLVPEETVRALWRDWAHLLRIGVETGQMMTMDGLDPDAWRAAMADRADRHWVYKREGLPCRTCGTNIVLEEMGARKLYWCPTCQT; translated from the coding sequence ATGCCCGAGGGACATTCCGTCCACCGCATCACCCGGCAGTTCGCGCGCAACTTCGTGGGGCACGTCGTGCACGCGTCGAGCCCGCAGGGGCGATTCGCCGAGGGCGCCGCGGTCATCGACGGCCGTCGCATGGTCGACGCGCGTGCGGTCGGCAAGCAGATGTTCCTCGAGTTCGAGGGTGGCGTCTGGCTGCGCGTGCACCTCGGCATGTACGGGGCGTGGGACTTCGCGGGCGACATCCGCATGGACGCCACGATCGCCTCGGCCAACGGCCGAATGGGGCAGACCAACCAGCGCGGCACCTTCCTCGACGCCCCGAACCCCGACGCGGTCGTGCTCGACGCTGCCGGCGAGAACTCGCTGACCTCCATCGGTGCGCCCCGCAAGGCGCGCCTGCGCATGTCGGAGGCCGAGAAGGAGTCGGATGCCCCGGAGGAGTTCCCGCCCGAGCCGGTCGGCCAGGTGCGCGTGCGGCTGCTGACCGACACCGTCTGCGCAGATCTCCGCGGACCCACGGCGTGCGAGGTGCGCGACTCCGCCGAGATCGAGCAGACGGTGGCGAAGCTCGGGCCCGACCCGCTGGTCGACGACACGGATGCCGCGGAGCAGCGCTTCACCGAAGTGGTGCGCCGCAAGCCGACGCCCATCGGGCTGCTCCTGATGGACCAGTCGGTGGTGAGCGGCATCGGCAACGTCTACCGCGCCGAGCTGCTGTACCGCGCACGGCTCGACCCGCACACGCCGGGGAAGCTCGTGCCCGAGGAGACCGTGCGCGCCCTGTGGCGCGACTGGGCGCACCTGCTGAGGATCGGCGTCGAGACCGGGCAGATGATGACCATGGACGGCCTCGACCCCGACGCCTGGCGCGCGGCGATGGCCGATCGCGCCGACCGGCACTGGGTGTACAAGCGCGAGGGGCTGCCCTGCCGCACCTGCGGCACGAACATCGTGCTCGAGGAGATGGGCGCCCGGAAGCTCTACTGGTGCCCGACCTGCCAGACCTGA